One segment of Marvinbryantia formatexigens DSM 14469 DNA contains the following:
- a CDS encoding SipW-dependent-type signal peptide-containing protein, producing MKNTKMKKYLAVMAAVLCTGGVIAGGTLAYMTEYDEVTNVFTIGDLDIGLEEPEWNPDDGDGENTYPGYTVYKNPTVKNITTDANGEEPCYVRVIVEVQDKNGRAVTDTEALKLIEQTIRYDKNFTGTYDKNGESFGLTEGRIPGYSLSDMNSYPMVNPDFVKDANRSTANRWVFNYVAGDGILKIGEEATLFTTICIPTEWNQTQMQTIGGGIGGMYQLKISAEAIQANGFESQAAAYQALDSEIAGGTLQQIERK from the coding sequence ATGAAAAACACAAAAATGAAAAAATATCTTGCAGTTATGGCGGCAGTACTCTGCACAGGAGGCGTTATCGCGGGAGGAACCCTTGCATACATGACAGAATATGATGAGGTGACAAACGTGTTCACCATCGGCGACCTTGACATCGGTCTGGAAGAGCCGGAGTGGAATCCAGACGACGGTGACGGGGAAAACACCTATCCGGGTTATACCGTATACAAGAACCCGACCGTCAAAAATATCACGACGGATGCCAACGGTGAGGAGCCGTGCTATGTGCGTGTAATCGTGGAGGTGCAGGACAAAAACGGCAGAGCGGTCACGGATACGGAAGCGCTGAAGCTGATTGAACAGACCATCCGGTACGATAAGAACTTTACCGGTACATATGATAAGAACGGGGAATCCTTCGGTCTGACAGAAGGACGGATTCCGGGATATTCCCTGAGCGATATGAACAGCTACCCGATGGTCAACCCGGATTTTGTGAAGGATGCAAACCGTTCCACAGCTAACAGATGGGTATTTAACTATGTTGCAGGGGACGGAATCCTGAAAATCGGCGAGGAGGCGACCCTGTTTACGACAATCTGCATACCGACAGAATGGAACCAGACACAGATGCAGACCATCGGCGGAGGCATCGGAGGCATGTACCAGCTTAAAATCAGCGCGGAAGCAATCCAGGCGAACGGATTTGAGAGCCAGGCGGCTGCATACCAGGCGTTGGATTCGGAGATTGCAGGTGGCACACTCCAGCAGATTGAAAGAAAATAA
- a CDS encoding signal peptidase I, with amino-acid sequence MAKRIVNILLAVYVLLLLAVAGPGLAGFHIYTVTSGSMEPAIPVASAIYVKEVPFENIHTGDIITYMINGDTAATHRVAEVHTADEAFITKGDANDTADAKPVSYTNVCGKVMFHIPYLGYGIALLQTGGGWLLLVSLGLLLFILDFLFSGGCREKEEQGKKEETGGAAGETAVTEGNRKEGKEGDICEEHTQ; translated from the coding sequence ATGGCTAAGAGGATTGTGAACATACTCCTTGCAGTGTATGTCCTGCTTCTTCTGGCAGTTGCCGGACCTGGGCTTGCCGGTTTCCATATCTATACTGTAACAAGCGGGAGCATGGAACCGGCAATCCCTGTGGCATCAGCAATCTACGTGAAAGAGGTACCGTTTGAGAATATCCATACCGGGGACATCATCACCTACATGATAAACGGGGATACAGCGGCAACACACCGCGTTGCAGAGGTGCATACCGCAGATGAAGCCTTTATCACAAAGGGGGATGCAAACGATACGGCGGATGCAAAGCCGGTATCCTATACAAATGTCTGCGGGAAGGTCATGTTCCATATCCCGTATCTCGGATACGGGATAGCACTCCTGCAGACCGGAGGAGGCTGGCTGCTGCTGGTCAGCCTGGGGCTGCTGCTGTTTATCCTGGATTTCCTTTTCTCCGGCGGCTGCCGGGAAAAGGAAGAACAGGGGAAGAAGGAAGAAACAGGAGGGGCTGCGGGAGAGACCGCAGTGACAGAAGGAAACAGAAAAGAAGGGAAGGAAGGTGACATCTGTGAAGAACACACACAGTAA
- a CDS encoding ArdC family protein: MPGAFDIVMEQRRALVEKITAMMRQGKFFNNAAEWDRERLRPHNPLSRAVYRGGNRLRLMWAVLEKGYTDPRWATLRQYREKGYYPKKGEHGILCEKWIFTKEVIRTDENGRKIRETEELEHPAVAYFTVFNAGQIQGFPQYRAPERAQETQVTALMDDFMAASECRIRELAQERAFYSPARDEIVLPLREFFKDDTSFAKTVLHEMAHSTGHPTRLDRNLSGGYGSPEYAREELRAEISALFMGADLGLPLTGEHYEDHSDYLLSWTGVLQEDYNELFRACADAEKIAARLEGNYERSRGCSLMPVMEEVPPAEKRTRHMEKASCSL; this comes from the coding sequence ATGCCGGGCGCCTTTGACATCGTAATGGAACAGCGCCGGGCGCTGGTGGAAAAAATCACCGCAATGATGAGGCAGGGGAAATTTTTCAACAACGCGGCTGAGTGGGACCGGGAAAGGCTGCGTCCACATAATCCGCTGTCCCGTGCGGTATACCGGGGTGGAAACCGTCTCCGGCTGATGTGGGCGGTGCTGGAAAAAGGGTATACAGACCCGCGGTGGGCAACGCTGAGACAGTACCGGGAAAAAGGATATTACCCGAAAAAGGGAGAACATGGCATCTTATGTGAGAAGTGGATTTTTACAAAAGAAGTCATAAGGACAGACGAAAACGGCAGGAAAATCAGGGAAACGGAGGAGCTGGAGCATCCGGCTGTTGCCTACTTCACAGTATTTAACGCCGGACAGATACAGGGATTTCCCCAGTACAGGGCACCGGAGAGAGCGCAGGAGACGCAGGTCACGGCGCTGATGGATGATTTCATGGCGGCGAGTGAATGCCGGATACGCGAGCTTGCACAGGAACGTGCCTTTTATTCACCGGCGCGGGATGAGATTGTCCTTCCACTCAGGGAATTTTTTAAAGATGATACCAGTTTTGCAAAAACTGTCCTGCATGAAATGGCGCACAGTACCGGTCATCCCACGCGTCTGGACCGGAACCTGTCGGGCGGATACGGTTCCCCGGAATATGCGCGCGAGGAGCTGCGTGCGGAAATCAGTGCACTGTTTATGGGGGCAGACCTGGGACTGCCCCTTACCGGGGAGCATTATGAGGACCATTCCGATTATCTGCTTTCCTGGACCGGCGTCCTGCAGGAAGATTACAATGAGCTCTTCCGCGCATGTGCGGATGCCGAGAAGATTGCGGCGCGCCTGGAAGGAAATTATGAGCGGAGCCGCGGCTGCTCCCTGATGCCGGTCATGGAAGAAGTCCCGCCCGCGGAAAAAAGAACGAGGCATATGGAAAAAGCATCATGCAGCTTATAA